Proteins found in one Venturia canescens isolate UGA chromosome 6, ASM1945775v1, whole genome shotgun sequence genomic segment:
- the Tango1 gene encoding transport and Golgi organization protein 1 isoform X6, with product MTGINIVKKVLIVVCVIVISAITSSSGAISDQRLCFDPKCSEPVSIATTLMRYQSNDPAILSFESNIDVTVFSKAAGKRKDLWGVEINGKRGYIPVNMIKEKRVLKKNLIHKVPTEESEASAETNNVPNVTENVEAIQNIQTNPLSQEETEEKLVPMPSQVSPSFEVHDGTTIPLVMIEEPSVPSYSTVTPQAEPEVQEHPVLSVHPNIASSVTLENKVNEISIDDTIDAPKYLEMAGLSKDSSSEQLNNSPDEESRKTVPIELNYSNERDSEDSSNVHRIPNDVITATNANLASENNVPLKLQDSAVNDDHSLHPEKPIEPENLTNNVSNNMGEELTENSEDISSQQAETEKTLGNLVVQNGETAETGAVKEVIKEEVNSSEIPAELVTEQNIETRVQNNKEKVVAGMPVMHEEQNTTEQPAIKEEEKSTETLVVNEVEITPEMPIANEEESTIEKPIEKEERIVTEMPVKNEKEKIAEEPIVNKFTTKSVESQNSKIPAENTVAASTETEKISENQTIVPQTDVKLENDVTTKPDTEPLKESQVEIGAPIQDDHPVSEESSDAKASEEVPPNLDVMNPIFGRLSSMVKQAVNNAFSANSETGDETLNDTEPENKIDENESKSAEIQSEDSTTKTDFIDQIDHEKIVNIVDSNNNNLENEINRNDSTADNVNTTHDVVIDSPVQPGIYKEDELSGLDQVKYAVDETPNFNGFPANRNLLNVGSNFQPDNHESAADSSDTSQEESMHEFMENKKENEVNEKLADNVLETTHTPSDNFNLERDIVTESTDSCLVDSTCQKPEGLDENHSFVRKEEGETTKEEVDVIDVVSVGRNYWEILTYLVVTALTTLLFSLGYYYIENMRRDSQYIAKINELEKQLLVCGKECTMLDDTLKSTKTKLDSIEDESFGSNEMVASLKADLEASKTAKSELEDQVAILEKELESATEAGLELERMLREILTTNNEDNPLARSVEDLQTRLNAQQAANEALTNALNLKAQEHDFDRVENEALTAELKASSLKSEQLEVEVTRLTEELKHQYNLKNNLEHTLLEKVENLEKQVKDITAERINLRQQLKGKEMELNDLLEVVNQMNINNLDFDKLYNVSKVKAEASQLLEERDDLKIRLAEVEGAHQLLEEHVKLINEEVASLSEQCKLAEKAKRDAETRVEVLSNFFKEKEAQRQKEEAVWLEKQGEVSSTVERLHAMQNEIHNYKQQIEMLKREILDQEREYKNQISTLETKSHENWVIARQNERRLEESKAEAGQLRNRLTLIEKNLNETDPEAKLHRLEANGETPTSPQLYMGAEASSSPIMFSASSGVPLPPPPSYLYGPPVPPFMPPPPHSSSGMTSYEVGQRPPPLGGRLSSPPPLPSVNSGRYDNPRSPPPHPIIPSYGGHRPFPPFGNERIHPPPPPPPPPHSSHLPPPLPPLGSSGSHPWPDEAIPPPPLRNSGFQAHQQQSQHHHLNHPPLPHHHHHQHRDNQQRSRNLKGSLHSSGESLDKNL from the exons atgACGGGAAtaaacattgtaaaaaaagtcTTGATTGTCGTTTGTGTTATCGTAATAAGTGCAATTACATCGTCCTCAGGAGCTATATCGGATCAACGATTATGTTTCGATCCAAAATGTTCGG AACCCGTTTCGATTGCTACTACGTTGATGAGATACCAGTCCAACGATCCAGCCATTCTGTCATTCGAAAGCAACATCGATGTAACAGTTTTCAGCAAAGCAGCTGGCAAAAGAAAAGACCTGTGGGGTGTCGAG ataaatggaaaaagaggATACATCCCGGTGAAtatgataaaagaaaaaagggtactgaagaaaaatttgatccACAAGGTGCCGACAGAAGAGTCAGAGGCATCTGCCGAAACCAATAACGTGCCAAATGTAACAGAAAATGTAGAAGCAATTCAAAATATCCAAACAAATCCACTGAGTCAGGAAGagacagaagaaaaattggttccAATGCCGAGTCAAGTTTCTCCTTCATTCGAGGTTCATGATGGAACAACAATACCTTTGGTTATGATCGAAGAACCTTCTGTGCCAAGTTACTCCACCGTAACCCCCCAAGCTGAGCCTGAAGTCCAGGAACACCCGGTGCTCAGTGTTCATCCGAACATTGCATCGAGCGTAACGTTGGAAAATAAAGTAAACGAAATTTCCATCGACGATACGATTGATGCGCCAAAATACTTGGAAATGGCGGGTTTGAGCAAAGATTCATCGAGCGAGCAGCTCAATAATAGTCCAGATGAAGAATCGAGAAAAACTGTCccaattgaattgaattattCGAACGAACGCGATTCAGAAGACTCATCAAATGTACATCGAATTCCAAACGATGTAATAACAGCGACTAATGCGAATTTAGCATCTGAAAATAACGTTCCTTTGAAACTGCAAGATTCAGCAGTGAATGATGATCATTCATTGCATCCCGAAAAGCCGATTGAGCCTGAAAACCTCACAAATAACGTCTCAAACAATATGGGAGAAGAGTTGACCGAAAATTCCGAAGATATCAGCTCTCAGCAAGCTGAGACTGAAAAGACATTAGGAAATCTCGTCGTTCAAAATGGGGAAACAGCAGAGACTGGGGCAGTCAAGGAAGTGATAAAAGAAGAGGTGAATTCGAGCGAAATACCTGCAGAGCTCGTTACAGAACAAAATATAGAAACGCGTGTACAAAACAACAAAGAAAAAGTGGTTGCTGGGATGCCTGTAATGCATGAAGAGCAAAACACAACTGAGCAACCGGCCataaaggaagaagaaaaatcgactgaAACGCTTGTAGTAAACGAAGTGGAAATAACGCCTGAAATGCCTATAGCAAATGAAGAGGAAAGTACGATTGAAAAACCTatagaaaaagaagagagaatcGTGACTGAAATGCCtgtgaaaaacgaaaaggagaaaattgcTGAGGAACCCATAGTAAATAAATTCACCACAAAATCAGTTGAATCGCAAAACTCAAAAATCCCGGCTGAGAATACGGTTGCAGCATCTACggaaacggaaaaaatctCAGAAAACCAAACGATTGTTCCTCAAACGGATGTAAAACTGGAAAATGATGTTACGACCAAGCCCGATACGGAACCGTTAAAAGAATCACAAGTTGAAATCGGCGCTCCAATCCAGGACGATCACCCAGTCAGTGAGGAAAGTTCTGACGCAAAAGCTAGTGAGGAAGTGCCTCCGAATTTAGATGTAATGAATCCAATATTCGGCCGATTGTCATCGATGGTAAAACAGGCAGTCAATAATGCGTTTTCGGCAAATTCCGAGACAGGAGATGAAACATTGAACGATACAGAgcctgaaaataaaatcgatgaaaacgaAAGTAAATCTGCTGAAATTCAATCGGAAGATTCTACAACCAAAACGGATTTTATTGACCAAATTGatcacgaaaaaattgtaaatattgttgatagtaataataataatctagaAAATGAGATTAACAGAAATGATAGTACTGCCGATAACGTCAACACTACCCATGATGTAGTTATTGACAGTCCTGTGCAGCCTGGCATCTATAAAGAAGATGAATTATCAGGCCTTGATCAGGTTAAATATGCTGTTGACGAGACTCCGAACTTCAATGGATTTCCGGCTAACAGAAATTTGTTGAACGTTGGGAGCAATTTTCAGCCTGACAATC ATGAATCGGCAGCAGACTCATCTGATACTTCCCAGGAAGAGAGTATGCATGAGTTTATGGAAAacaaaaaggaaaatgaagTTAACGAGAAATTAGCAGACAATGTACTGGAAACTACTCATACTCCGAGTGATAATTTTAATTTGGAAAGAG atATTGTGACAGAAAGCACTGATTCTTGTCTAGTCGATAGCACATGTCAAAAACCGGAAGGCCTTGATGAAAATCATAGTTTTGTACGAAAA GAGGAAGGGGAGACCACTAAGGAGGAAGTCGATGTTATTGATGTTGTATCAGTAGGACGAAATTATTGGGAAATCTTGACGTACCTCGTTGTAACCGCGCTCACAACATTACTATTTTCACTTGGATATTATTACATCGAG AATATGAGGCGGGATAGCCAATACAtagcaaaaataaatgaactgGAAAAGCAGCTTCTAGTTTGCGGCAAGGAATGTACGATGCTGGACGATACCCTGAAGTCTACCAAAACGAAA TTGGACTCCATTGAAGACGAATCTTTTggatccaacgaaatggtcgcATCTCTCAAAGCAGATTTAGaagcatcgaag ACTGCCAAATCAGAACTGGAAGATCAAGTAGCCATACTTGAAAAGGAGTTGGAAAGCGCAACCGAAGCAGGCCTTGAACTGGAGCGAATGCTACGAGAAATTCTCACAACCAATAACGAGGATAATCCGCTGGCGCGATCGGTCGAAGATTTGCAGACAAGACTGAACGCTCAGCAAGCGGCAAACGAGGCATTGACCAATGCTCTTAATTTGAAAGCCCAAGAG CATGATTTTGATAGAGTCGAG AATGAAGCTTTAACCGCTGAACTAAAAGCTTCGAGTCTCAAATCCGAACAACTCGAAGTCGAAGTCACTCGACTTACCGAAGAACTCAAACATCAATATAACTTGAAGAACAACTTGGAACACACTCTTTTGGAGAAAGTTGAGAATCTTGAAAAACAAGTGAAAGAC ATAACCGCGGAAAGAATAAACTTGCGACAACAATTGAAGGGCAAAGAAATGGAATTGAACGATTTACTCGAAGTCGTTAATCAAATGAATATCAATAATTTGGACTTTGATAAATTATACAATGTTTCCAAAGTCAAAGCTGAGGCCAGTCAACTTTTAGAAGAACGTGACGATCTCAAAATAAGATTGGCCGAAGTTGAAGGAGCGCATCAGTTGTTGGAAG AACACGTGAAACTCATCAACGAAGAAGTGGCTTCATTAAGCGAACAATGTAAACTCGCCGAAAAAGCGAAAAGAGATGCTGAGACTCGTGTCGAGGTTCTTTCCAACTTTTTCAAGGAAAAAGAGGCTCAACGACAAAA ggAGGAAGCGGTTTGGCTGGAAAAACAGGGTGAAGTTTCATCGACAGTGGAAAGGTTGCACGCGATGCAGAACGAAATTCACAATTACaa ACAACAGATAGAAATGTTGAAGCGTGAAATTCTCGATCAAGAGAGAGAATACAAAAATCAAATATCCACATTGGAAACCAAATCTCACGAGAATTGG GTAATAGCAAGACAGAACGAACGCCGTTTGGAGGAATCCAAGGCGGAAGCAGGTCAATTGAGAAATCGATTGACCCTAATAGAGAAAAACCTCAACGAGACAGATCCAGAGGCAAAACTTCATC gTTTGGAAGCAAACGGAGAGACGCCGACATCGCCACAATTGTACATGGGAGCAGAGGCTTCGAGTTCGCCAATAATGTTTTCCGCTTCTTCAGGTGTTCCTTTGCCACCTCCTCCCTCGTACCTTTACGGTCCTCCTGTTCCGCCGTTTATGCCACCACCGCCTCATTCCTCTTCCGGTATGACGTCCTACGAGGTCGGTCAAAGGCCACCGCCTCTCGGCGGACGTCTGTCCTCTCCACCACCACTTCCTTCGGTGAATTCCGGCAGATACGACAATCCACGTTCACCGCCACCTCACCCAATAATACCTTCTTACGGAGGACACAGACCTTTTCCACCTTTTGGAAACGAGCGTATCCATCCTccacctcctcctcctcctcctcctcattCTTCACATTTGCCACCGCCACTTCCACCATTGGGCAGTTCGGGCTCGCACCCTTGGCCTGACGAAGCAATTCCACCTCCGCCACTCCGTAATTCAGGATTTCAAGCCCATCAACAACAGAGCCAACACCATCATCTCAATCATCCTCCGTTACcgcatcatcatcatcatcagcaCCGAGATAATCAACAGAGATCTCGTAATCTCAAAG gttcCTTACACTCGTCCGGAGAATCGCTGGACAAAAACTTATAG
- the Tango1 gene encoding transport and Golgi organization protein 1 isoform X4 gives MTGINIVKKVLIVVCVIVISAITSSSGAISDQRLCFDPKCSEPVSIATTLMRYQSNDPAILSFESNIDVTVFSKAAGKRKDLWGVEINGKRGYIPVNMIKEKRVLKKNLIHKVPTEESEASAETNNVPNVTENVEAIQNIQTNPLSQEETEEKLVPMPSQVSPSFEVHDGTTIPLVMIEEPSVPSYSTVTPQAEPEVQEHPVLSVHPNIASSVTLENKVNEISIDDTIDAPKYLEMAGLSKDSSSEQLNNSPDEESRKTVPIELNYSNERDSEDSSNVHRIPNDVITATNANLASENNVPLKLQDSAVNDDHSLHPEKPIEPENLTNNVSNNMGEELTENSEDISSQQAETEKTLGNLVVQNGETAETGAVKEVIKEEVNSSEIPAELVTEQNIETRVQNNKEKVVAGMPVMHEEQNTTEQPAIKEEEKSTETLVVNEVEITPEMPIANEEESTIEKPIEKEERIVTEMPVKNEKEKIAEEPIVNKFTTKSVESQNSKIPAENTVAASTETEKISENQTIVPQTDVKLENDVTTKPDTEPLKESQVEIGAPIQDDHPVSEESSDAKASEEVPPNLDVMNPIFGRLSSMVKQAVNNAFSANSETGDETLNDTEPENKIDENESKSAEIQSEDSTTKTDFIDQIDHEKIVNIVDSNNNNLENEINRNDSTADNVNTTHDVVIDSPVQPGIYKEDELSGLDQVKYAVDETPNFNGFPANRNLLNVGSNFQPDNHESAADSSDTSQEESMHEFMENKKENEVNEKLADNVLETTHTPSDNFNLERDIVTESTDSCLVDSTCQKPEGLDENHSFVRKEEGETTKEEVDVIDVVSVGRNYWEILTYLVVTALTTLLFSLGYYYIENMRRDSQYIAKINELEKQLLVCGKECTMLDDTLKSTKTKLDSIEDESFGSNEMVASLKADLEASKTAKSELEDQVAILEKELESATEAGLELERMLREILTTNNEDNPLARSVEDLQTRLNAQQAANEALTNALNLKAQEQHDFDRVENEALTAELKASSLKSEQLEVEVTRLTEELKHQYNLKNNLEHTLLEKVENLEKQVKDITAERINLRQQLKGKEMELNDLLEVVNQMNINNLDFDKLYNVSKVKAEASQLLEERDDLKIRLAEVEGAHQLLEEHVKLINEEVASLSEQCKLAEKAKRDAETRVEVLSNFFKEKEAQRQKEEAVWLEKQGEVSSTVERLHAMQNEIHNYKQQIEMLKREILDQEREYKNQISTLETKSHENWVIARQNERRLEESKAEAGQLRNRLTLIEKNLNETDPEAKLHRLEANGETPTSPQLYMGAEASSSPIMFSASSGVPLPPPPSYLYGPPVPPFMPPPPHSSSGMTSYEVGQRPPPLGGRLSSPPPLPSVNSGRYDNPRSPPPHPIIPSYGGHRPFPPFGNERIHPPPPPPPPPHSSHLPPPLPPLGSSGSHPWPDEAIPPPPLRNSGFQAHQQQSQHHHLNHPPLPHHHHHQHRDNQQRSRNLKGSLHSSGESLDKNL, from the exons atgACGGGAAtaaacattgtaaaaaaagtcTTGATTGTCGTTTGTGTTATCGTAATAAGTGCAATTACATCGTCCTCAGGAGCTATATCGGATCAACGATTATGTTTCGATCCAAAATGTTCGG AACCCGTTTCGATTGCTACTACGTTGATGAGATACCAGTCCAACGATCCAGCCATTCTGTCATTCGAAAGCAACATCGATGTAACAGTTTTCAGCAAAGCAGCTGGCAAAAGAAAAGACCTGTGGGGTGTCGAG ataaatggaaaaagaggATACATCCCGGTGAAtatgataaaagaaaaaagggtactgaagaaaaatttgatccACAAGGTGCCGACAGAAGAGTCAGAGGCATCTGCCGAAACCAATAACGTGCCAAATGTAACAGAAAATGTAGAAGCAATTCAAAATATCCAAACAAATCCACTGAGTCAGGAAGagacagaagaaaaattggttccAATGCCGAGTCAAGTTTCTCCTTCATTCGAGGTTCATGATGGAACAACAATACCTTTGGTTATGATCGAAGAACCTTCTGTGCCAAGTTACTCCACCGTAACCCCCCAAGCTGAGCCTGAAGTCCAGGAACACCCGGTGCTCAGTGTTCATCCGAACATTGCATCGAGCGTAACGTTGGAAAATAAAGTAAACGAAATTTCCATCGACGATACGATTGATGCGCCAAAATACTTGGAAATGGCGGGTTTGAGCAAAGATTCATCGAGCGAGCAGCTCAATAATAGTCCAGATGAAGAATCGAGAAAAACTGTCccaattgaattgaattattCGAACGAACGCGATTCAGAAGACTCATCAAATGTACATCGAATTCCAAACGATGTAATAACAGCGACTAATGCGAATTTAGCATCTGAAAATAACGTTCCTTTGAAACTGCAAGATTCAGCAGTGAATGATGATCATTCATTGCATCCCGAAAAGCCGATTGAGCCTGAAAACCTCACAAATAACGTCTCAAACAATATGGGAGAAGAGTTGACCGAAAATTCCGAAGATATCAGCTCTCAGCAAGCTGAGACTGAAAAGACATTAGGAAATCTCGTCGTTCAAAATGGGGAAACAGCAGAGACTGGGGCAGTCAAGGAAGTGATAAAAGAAGAGGTGAATTCGAGCGAAATACCTGCAGAGCTCGTTACAGAACAAAATATAGAAACGCGTGTACAAAACAACAAAGAAAAAGTGGTTGCTGGGATGCCTGTAATGCATGAAGAGCAAAACACAACTGAGCAACCGGCCataaaggaagaagaaaaatcgactgaAACGCTTGTAGTAAACGAAGTGGAAATAACGCCTGAAATGCCTATAGCAAATGAAGAGGAAAGTACGATTGAAAAACCTatagaaaaagaagagagaatcGTGACTGAAATGCCtgtgaaaaacgaaaaggagaaaattgcTGAGGAACCCATAGTAAATAAATTCACCACAAAATCAGTTGAATCGCAAAACTCAAAAATCCCGGCTGAGAATACGGTTGCAGCATCTACggaaacggaaaaaatctCAGAAAACCAAACGATTGTTCCTCAAACGGATGTAAAACTGGAAAATGATGTTACGACCAAGCCCGATACGGAACCGTTAAAAGAATCACAAGTTGAAATCGGCGCTCCAATCCAGGACGATCACCCAGTCAGTGAGGAAAGTTCTGACGCAAAAGCTAGTGAGGAAGTGCCTCCGAATTTAGATGTAATGAATCCAATATTCGGCCGATTGTCATCGATGGTAAAACAGGCAGTCAATAATGCGTTTTCGGCAAATTCCGAGACAGGAGATGAAACATTGAACGATACAGAgcctgaaaataaaatcgatgaaaacgaAAGTAAATCTGCTGAAATTCAATCGGAAGATTCTACAACCAAAACGGATTTTATTGACCAAATTGatcacgaaaaaattgtaaatattgttgatagtaataataataatctagaAAATGAGATTAACAGAAATGATAGTACTGCCGATAACGTCAACACTACCCATGATGTAGTTATTGACAGTCCTGTGCAGCCTGGCATCTATAAAGAAGATGAATTATCAGGCCTTGATCAGGTTAAATATGCTGTTGACGAGACTCCGAACTTCAATGGATTTCCGGCTAACAGAAATTTGTTGAACGTTGGGAGCAATTTTCAGCCTGACAATC ATGAATCGGCAGCAGACTCATCTGATACTTCCCAGGAAGAGAGTATGCATGAGTTTATGGAAAacaaaaaggaaaatgaagTTAACGAGAAATTAGCAGACAATGTACTGGAAACTACTCATACTCCGAGTGATAATTTTAATTTGGAAAGAG atATTGTGACAGAAAGCACTGATTCTTGTCTAGTCGATAGCACATGTCAAAAACCGGAAGGCCTTGATGAAAATCATAGTTTTGTACGAAAA GAGGAAGGGGAGACCACTAAGGAGGAAGTCGATGTTATTGATGTTGTATCAGTAGGACGAAATTATTGGGAAATCTTGACGTACCTCGTTGTAACCGCGCTCACAACATTACTATTTTCACTTGGATATTATTACATCGAG AATATGAGGCGGGATAGCCAATACAtagcaaaaataaatgaactgGAAAAGCAGCTTCTAGTTTGCGGCAAGGAATGTACGATGCTGGACGATACCCTGAAGTCTACCAAAACGAAA TTGGACTCCATTGAAGACGAATCTTTTggatccaacgaaatggtcgcATCTCTCAAAGCAGATTTAGaagcatcgaag ACTGCCAAATCAGAACTGGAAGATCAAGTAGCCATACTTGAAAAGGAGTTGGAAAGCGCAACCGAAGCAGGCCTTGAACTGGAGCGAATGCTACGAGAAATTCTCACAACCAATAACGAGGATAATCCGCTGGCGCGATCGGTCGAAGATTTGCAGACAAGACTGAACGCTCAGCAAGCGGCAAACGAGGCATTGACCAATGCTCTTAATTTGAAAGCCCAAGAG CAGCATGATTTTGATAGAGTCGAG AATGAAGCTTTAACCGCTGAACTAAAAGCTTCGAGTCTCAAATCCGAACAACTCGAAGTCGAAGTCACTCGACTTACCGAAGAACTCAAACATCAATATAACTTGAAGAACAACTTGGAACACACTCTTTTGGAGAAAGTTGAGAATCTTGAAAAACAAGTGAAAGAC ATAACCGCGGAAAGAATAAACTTGCGACAACAATTGAAGGGCAAAGAAATGGAATTGAACGATTTACTCGAAGTCGTTAATCAAATGAATATCAATAATTTGGACTTTGATAAATTATACAATGTTTCCAAAGTCAAAGCTGAGGCCAGTCAACTTTTAGAAGAACGTGACGATCTCAAAATAAGATTGGCCGAAGTTGAAGGAGCGCATCAGTTGTTGGAAG AACACGTGAAACTCATCAACGAAGAAGTGGCTTCATTAAGCGAACAATGTAAACTCGCCGAAAAAGCGAAAAGAGATGCTGAGACTCGTGTCGAGGTTCTTTCCAACTTTTTCAAGGAAAAAGAGGCTCAACGACAAAA ggAGGAAGCGGTTTGGCTGGAAAAACAGGGTGAAGTTTCATCGACAGTGGAAAGGTTGCACGCGATGCAGAACGAAATTCACAATTACaa ACAACAGATAGAAATGTTGAAGCGTGAAATTCTCGATCAAGAGAGAGAATACAAAAATCAAATATCCACATTGGAAACCAAATCTCACGAGAATTGG GTAATAGCAAGACAGAACGAACGCCGTTTGGAGGAATCCAAGGCGGAAGCAGGTCAATTGAGAAATCGATTGACCCTAATAGAGAAAAACCTCAACGAGACAGATCCAGAGGCAAAACTTCATC gTTTGGAAGCAAACGGAGAGACGCCGACATCGCCACAATTGTACATGGGAGCAGAGGCTTCGAGTTCGCCAATAATGTTTTCCGCTTCTTCAGGTGTTCCTTTGCCACCTCCTCCCTCGTACCTTTACGGTCCTCCTGTTCCGCCGTTTATGCCACCACCGCCTCATTCCTCTTCCGGTATGACGTCCTACGAGGTCGGTCAAAGGCCACCGCCTCTCGGCGGACGTCTGTCCTCTCCACCACCACTTCCTTCGGTGAATTCCGGCAGATACGACAATCCACGTTCACCGCCACCTCACCCAATAATACCTTCTTACGGAGGACACAGACCTTTTCCACCTTTTGGAAACGAGCGTATCCATCCTccacctcctcctcctcctcctcctcattCTTCACATTTGCCACCGCCACTTCCACCATTGGGCAGTTCGGGCTCGCACCCTTGGCCTGACGAAGCAATTCCACCTCCGCCACTCCGTAATTCAGGATTTCAAGCCCATCAACAACAGAGCCAACACCATCATCTCAATCATCCTCCGTTACcgcatcatcatcatcatcagcaCCGAGATAATCAACAGAGATCTCGTAATCTCAAAG gttcCTTACACTCGTCCGGAGAATCGCTGGACAAAAACTTATAG